The nucleotide sequence TTCCGGCTATACCCATAGCAAATCCTACATCGGCTTTTTTCAAAGCTGGGCCATCATTTGTTCCGTCGCCAGTTACAGCAACAACTTCTCGGTTTTCACTAACGGTGCTGTCAATGATACCTATAAATACGTTATTTtagtatataaataagtaaCGGTTTTAAGTCGCTGATCACGTTGaactgaattaaaaaaattttttgaaatttttaaacgCTAGAttcttaaatttattaaatatacttTAATGTGTATcaatgatttttaaatttaatgcgtAATCTTTTGCAAATGAGatcgtgctcattttattaCCGTTATACTGAAAAAGTTCTTACTTTAAAAGTTATACTgctaacaaatattaaaattcagccgctataaattaattttgtttaccatatATGTCAATGCGGAACACCGAGTACGTTCTATATAAAGAAAAGTACTACAAACCTTTTACCAAAGTATACTTGTCAGTTGGGGATGAGCGTGCTAAAACTCGGAGTTTGGGCCATACTTTATCAATAAGATGCTGTTGAATCTGTTCATGttaaaatacagaaatttaGAACAAATGCCAACAAATAGTAAGTACTCTTAGAACATACATCTCCGTTGCTATCCCGAATACGCCTATTAAACTCTTTGCCTTCCAGAATAAGAAAGTCATCATTGGGACGCAAAATACCGCATTTGCTGGCTATTGAACGTGCTGTATTAATATTGTCTCCAGTGACCATGCGAACGGTTATACCAGCGCGTTGACATTTTCTTATTGCATCTGGTACTTCGGGACGAACAGGATCTTCTATACCAACCACACAGAGGCATGTAAGATTTGTCATAATGTTTTCCTCATCATCCCAGTTGGGTTCGCCATCAATATGCACTTCGTTAATTGCGGCTTTGCCAGGCACAAAATCGCGGTATGCTACAGATATAGTCCTCAAACCGTCACAGGCCATTGGTTCGATAACTTCACGTATTAAACGCTCCTGCATCTCTCTTGTAAACTTCTCCAAAGTGCCCTCATGTCCATAGATAAAAGCACACCTGCAATGATTTTATAGCATTCcaattgtttgctttgtcAGTAACACTGCATCATTATTAGGGAATCAAAAAGTAAATACAATTTAGTCTTCAGGTGCGGAAAGCATTTATCGAATCTAGTTTCATTCCCATTTGAGTTTCGTTGACTTAGCTCGCGTTTAGCGGAAGTCAGAATTACCTAACAAAAATTGCCACCAGAAGCGTCCACAATGAACCATTTGAAAAAGGTTTCTTGGCAATTATGTTACGTTGACTCTCTAAATTACTGTTAAAGAggtaaaacaaacatttaagTTGGCTCACTGGCGAAAGTCAACGAAagttaaatgtgtttttcgATAAATATCTTCCGTATTTTAAGTCACTGTTGCAATGTTTACCAATACGAACTTTTTCATAATAATTTCTGAAGCTCCTTTAGTATACAGCCGATACCCTCCGTTAGGACGGGGTATCACTGTGCCCATACTCTTACGAACAGAATTAAATGTATACACGCGTGTAAATTTATCCTCTGTAATTTCGTCTCGAATAGATTGATACTTCACACCTAGCCCTTGGACAAACCCCAAAAGAGCACACTCCGTTTTATTGCCAACTTGAATTGGTAAGTCTCCTGGGTTGTGCCCAGCCTTAAAAAAGAGAATAaatatatagctatatagGCTAGAAATTAAATCTTATTTACCATTATATTTGAGGTGTAAGCCGAGTTAACAGATATACccattgtaattaaatttcctacaTGTTGTGGTATATCACTAAGGGTTGGCAACACCTTGCACAATTTTTCACAAATGTAGGATTGTACAACAGTCATACGATTGGTGGTAAGTGTACCAGTCTTATCAGAGCAAATGGCAGTGGCATTACCCATTGTTTCACACGCATCTAAATGACGAACCAAGTTATTGTCCTTCAtcattttctatttaaaaaaatacaattaatcGTCGTTCCATTTACTTATATTAAACTAACCTTGACAGAGTATGCAAGAGATAGGGTTACTGCCAAGGGAAGACCCTCGGGAACGGCCACTACTAATACTGTAACACCAATTATCAAATGCTTCACCAAGTTATTAGCATACGTGTTTTTCCATGGCCTCTCGTCAATAACAAACGTTTTAATGCAAAACTGAATGATCAGAATTATAACTGTAAGCACGGCAATGGTCGACCCTGCGTATCCAATCTGTATAGCTAATTTTGTCAGTTTAGCTTGAAGCACAGATTTCTCTTTTTTATGTCCTGTCTCAGCCGCTGCTGACGACGATGATTGCGGCAAATGATTCCCTTCAGACTCAGATTTGGTTACCTCACTTGTGGTTGTTTGGCGTTGAGATGGCGCTTGAGACCCCTTTATTTGCGATCGACCGTCGCTTTCACCTTATATTGTGCGAAAAGAAATATTACAAACAATATAAACATAAGTTTACTAGCtgtatttaataaacaaatgttaataaaataaaatgagataCTTGTGTGAGTGCCTTACTTAGATTAATATTACCCATATACCATTGCGTTTGGTCGTTATCCAATTTTATATCCTTACAGGGGGCGGATTTTAGTCAGAAATTTTTAAAGCTAACCCCATAATCGTTCGTCTGTCCACCAAAATTTTTAAACGCTAACTCAGTATTAACCATCTTTTTATAGCCTGTAGTAATATATACTATAAAACAGGAGAAGGAATCTTTTTCGACCCTATAAAGTAGATCTGGTCTAGGTCCGtctgaacgtcgagatctttAAGACTATGAAAGCTAGTGACGCCTACGCTAAGCAAATTGGTTTCAAAacattgccacgcccaccctaacgcccacaaaccgtccaaaactgcgACGCTTACACTATTCAAATATgctttattatttctattgagtaacgggtatctaacAGTCGAGAAACTCGATTATAACGTTTACTTTTGTATTCAACTAAATAATTACAGGAGTATATAAGGTTCATCTTTTTTAAGCTAGCTTTCGTTcttgttaattgttaattattattataatttgttatttattataagtTGAAGCTACCCCTCCGACATCATCTCTTATAGGCACATTTTTCAGCATGTGACAAATAATTCAGCCAATTCTCaaatagaaaagaaattataaaaacaattaaaatataaataaaacaatgtatTAAAATCGTTCAAGATTGGAAAGCTTTcaagatttaaaaataaataatccacTTTCCAAGTTTAAGTAAgttttaaaagcaaaaaaaactgTGTTGGAGTTTTTTGACATCCAATAGAAGTATAGAGATGATGTGGGCGGCACAATTGTTTTTGCACGCCAATATAAAAGAGATCACAAAATAATAACCAAACCACTAGAATTTTCTGTGTAAAGCTTTTGCggtttaaaatataatacatgATAACATTTCAGAtttggttttaattatttgtaaagtCAATAAAATAACATGGTATTGCAGATAgacaacaaattgaaaactaacaagagagaacgctatagtcgagttccccgactatctgatacccgttactcagccagtagatgtgcgaagaagaaatttcaacactgacagttttttgcggcttgtgggcgttagagtgggcgtggaaaaaagttttttggcaaattgatagaagtttacaagactaatacaaaaatgaaaaaatatcaaaacatttttcaaaagtgtgggcgtggcagttttgagcggtttgtgggcgttagagtgggcgtggcagcatgaatcgacaaacttgcgctgcttctatgtctctggagtctgtatgcttaatctctagcttttgtagttttgtagtagatctcgacgttcatacggacggacagacggacatggccagatcgactcggctattgatcctgatcaagaatatatatactttatatggtcggaaacgcttccttctgcctgttacatacttttcaacgaatctagtatacccttttactctacgagtaacgggtataaaaatgcatcTTAAAATACCTCcaaaattttgtaatattcTGCTGGAACctattttaatcaaatttaaattttatcaTACCCgtcatgctgccacgcccactctagcgcccacaaaccgcccaaagctgccacgcccacacttttgaactatgttttgatattttttcatttttgtattggtcttgtaaatatctatcgatttgcaaaaaaactttttgccacgcccactctaacgccctcaaaccgcccaaagctgccacgcctacacttttaaaaaatgttttgatattttttaatttttgtattagtcttgtaaatttctattaatttcccaaaaaactttttgtcacacccactttaacgccgacaaagcgccaaaaaccgtcagtgttgcagactctccttcgcacttcccctagctgagtaacgggtatcagatagtcggggaacttgactataacattctctcttgtttttcttaatATGTTACTTGacaatgaaataaatatttcaaattttaaagaatTAATTTCTTGACTCGAACGACTTTAcattatttgttaaaattgttgttaaattaAAAGGATATTTAATAACAGGATTCAAATTTAgttaatattgaaaaaaagtAGCCTTTTATTTAAGCCGATCGTTCTGCCAAAGATACcgttaaaaaacaatttatgacACACCttaaaacttgtttttataattgtaaagttataaaattaataaatctCTAAATATGCCAAAATTAACACGTCATCATATTGTCCTTAACACCATTACTGATAACAAAACATTATTAGTAAGTAAAAGTGTTTACTTAAATTTTCGCTAGTATGCTATTACTCGCAatatattgttgttgttgattgtaaaataataagaataagTATTACGCTAAAATTCACCTGTCAGATTCTTTTGCTTGTTGGCCCTTTTCGCATCTGGGATCgacaatattttaaaaccatacattttatggttttatttgttGAAGATATTGGTTGGTTGTATTGTGGTAGGTTGCAGGTTATATTTGGTAGGTTGGTTGACAGATTGGTTGGTTGATTGGGTTGATGAAGGATGATAGGTCAATCAATTCACATCATGTATTTCACATAAGGAATATGTGAACAATTGGAATATGAAAAattagcaacaaaaaaaaaacaaataataaatatataatatacatcTCAACAAAAATTTCGATGTATCAAAAAACATTGGTAGGACCTTTTTTATATTCCTTTACATGGTTTTAAATCATACAAACtattattttgcaaaatttaattttgtactaaccctttttcattttttttatttccgcTTCTTGTTCGTCAACTGCTGCACCAAGGAGCGTAAAAATTATACCAGCTTGTGAGTTTACCCCTACGGCTGTAACCACCATTTTTCCGCTTCCTTCCATAACATGCGTGCCGGATAGAACCATGGGATCCACATCTGGCCCCTTTTTGACATGATCAGATTCGCCAGTCAACGAAGATTCGTCCACCTACAGAATTAACAATAACGACCATCAACATAAATATGGTACggaacattttttaaaattattatctacatacagttgcgaaaaaaataatagcagcaCCACTACGTATTTTATTCTcgattaaataaattaaaacattattaaaatgGGACGAGGAAAGCATTGCACTTCAGATAAACGTGACATGGTcaaaaaatcaatttctgaaggaaaatcaCACAGAAATATTGGTCTAATCCTTCAAtgctaaaacaaaatgttagGAAATGCAATCACCTACAACGAGAATCCCGAAGCCCATGGTATGGGCGTGTTTCTCGTACTCGTGATGCTACCCTTTTCCGAATACTATTAACAAGACTATGACCCCAAGTAAaccagcaggaaagccaaggattcgttccaaaataaatctgttcctGTTTTGGATTGGCCGTAATCCCATAAAAATTATTAGTCAGATATGAGAAAAGGAGTTGTAGGCTCAAAGCCAACTAGCAACGAATAACTTTGGGTATAATTAGGGAGTCCTGGAGCAAAATATCCTTAAAACGGTGCCAGGACCTGGTTGATTCCATGACAAAACGTTGCAATCCTGTTACTGGTAATAAGGGATACCCaacgaaatattaaattagtgGGATGGGTGTAGTATTAGTacgcaaacatttttaattagtgaTTTTTTTACTATCaagtttaaaattgaaaatttattttagcatAATAGCATTTTTCATGAAGtgttgctattttatttttgtgcctAAATTTGTCGCTCTTAACAAAGTTCCTCATTTAAgataagaataaataaatcaattgtagttatttttcatttcctaaaaagtgaatttaaacaacctttctaaaaatgtatttcagcTCATTTTAAACCTTAAATTGTAGGTAGGAGACATGttcaaagttttactgggcaagtgctgctattttatttttcgcagctgtataatgcctaattatttttttactgATGAAATAGTCTATATCAGAGTTTTCTCTTAACTTACCTTTAAGTCGTTACTTTGAATAAGACACCCATCAGCCGGCAATAAGTCTCCATATTTAACTTGAGCGATATCGCCAACAAGAATATCACCAACTGAAATTTGGCACACCTCCCCTCCTCGGATAACTGAAAACTTGTGCTCGCCCTCTATACGATTTTGCAGACCTCGAAATTGTCTTTCTTTTGAGTAATCATTAAAAGCTGTCACTATAACTACGACAATAACAGAAATAAGAATGGCCAATCCTTCAATCCAACCATGGTGTTCTTCCTCCTCCTGTAAAACAGctgtaaaataaaacaacattaaaatacaatattttattacggACCTATCTTATTAAAATTGAACTACTTACGCGCATCCTCGTCGGCGGGTTTATAAAATGATAGACCAAGCGATACTAATGCAGCTACCTCTAAAATAATAAGGGTCACATCTTGAAGAGCCTCCCAGACTAGTGTCAAAAAGGTCTTTGGTGGCTTCGGTGGTATTACATTAGAACCGAATGTTTCACGTCTATGCTCTTCGTCAGCTTTCGATCCACTTAGGCCTTATGGTAAATCAATTAAAGTTAGTCAATACtcaatgtaaaaaaaaaaaaaaaacttaccTTCATTGGGAGATGTGTATAACTTTTTACATAATTCGTGAATGCCACCAATTTCCGCAATCTTAATTACACCCTCACGGCCACGATGCTCCATGAGCTCGCGCAGTTGTTTAAGTGAAATACCATATTGCGCCGGTCTTCCATCTATAGTGGCCATTTGTTATGGTCTTATCTGTAtatgaaaatgtataaattcaATAGAAGCGTAACATCTGAATAGCGCAAATTAGagtaatatatttttcagagtaCTTCCCAAAGAATATTTGCAAGTTAAGAAGTTAATGTTTCCCAGAttacgtacatatgtgtatatctTTTGCTTGCGACTTCCTGAAAgctttattaattaaaacctTGTCAGTAATACAACGCTAGAGAATCAAGacaaattaagaaaatatctGCCGCGACACCGACACTATAAGCGAACATGTGGCTCCAGCTGAAGCGTTTggatgtatgtacatatacagctgcgaaaaataaaatagcagcacttgcccagtaaaaatttaaacaagtCTCCTCCAACAATTTAGGGTTTAAAATGAGCTGAAATACCCTTTTTAGattaaacaattcactttttagaaaataaaaaagaactacaattgatttatttattttcttaaatgaaaaattttgTTAAGAACGACAAAATTAGGCgataaataaaatgcttaaattttcaaatttaaacttGATGGTAAAAAAATCACTAATTACAAATGTTTGCGTGCTAAAAATTCACCCATCCCACTAATTTAATAGTTGGTTTGGTATCCCTTATTACCAGTAACAGGATCGCAATGATTTGGCATGGAATCAACCAGGTTCTGGCACCGTTCCTTcgtgtttaattgcttctactGTGTAGTTTGGCTTATATTCGGTGTTCCTTGGGCGCCTTACATTCGATTaagatccattgccaccaaaaatAACCAActtgctctcatctgaccataaaaagttcgtccatctttcgcatggccaatttaaatgttccttgACGAACTTAATGCCCTTGGGTATGTGTCTCGCATTTAAAAGAGGGACTTTCCTTGGACTACTGCCTTTTAAACCATATTCCCTTAGACATGTGCGAACTGCTTGCACTGACGGGGATATGTTGAGttccttt is from Drosophila yakuba strain Tai18E2 chromosome 4, Prin_Dyak_Tai18E2_2.1, whole genome shotgun sequence and encodes:
- the LOC6523721 gene encoding plasma membrane calcium-transporting ATPase 2 isoform X4, which gives rise to MATIDGRPAQYGISLKQLRELMEHRGREGVIKIAEIGGIHELCKKLYTSPNEGLSGSKADEEHRRETFGSNVIPPKPPKTFLTLVWEALQDVTLIILEVAALVSLGLSFYKPADEDAPVLQEEEEHHGWIEGLAILISVIVVVIVTAFNDYSKERQFRGLQNRIEGEHKFSVIRGGEVCQISVGDILVGDIAQVKYGDLLPADGCLIQSNDLKVDESSLTGESDHVKKGPDVDPMVLSGTHVMEGSGKMVVTAVGVNSQAGIIFTLLGAAVDEQEAEIKKMKKDAKRANKQKNLTGESDGRSQIKGSQAPSQRQTTTSEVTKSESEGNHLPQSSSSAAAETGHKKEKSVLQAKLTKLAIQIGYAGSTIAVLTVIILIIQFCIKTFVIDERPWKNTYANNLVKHLIIGVTVLVVAVPEGLPLAVTLSLAYSVKKMMKDNNLVRHLDACETMGNATAICSDKTGTLTTNRMTVVQSYICEKLCKVLPTLSDIPQHVGNLITMGISVNSAYTSNIMAGHNPGDLPIQVGNKTECALLGFVQGLGVKYQSIRDEITEDKFTRVYTFNSVRKSMGTVIPRPNGGYRLYTKGASEIIMKKCAFIYGHEGTLEKFTREMQERLIREVIEPMACDGLRTISVAYRDFVPGKAAINEVHIDGEPNWDDEENIMTNLTCLCVVGIEDPVRPEVPDAIRKCQRAGITVRMVTGDNINTARSIASKCGILRPNDDFLILEGKEFNRRIRDSNGDIQQHLIDKVWPKLRVLARSSPTDKYTLVKGIIDSTVSENREVVAVTGDGTNDGPALKKADVGFAMGIAGTDVAKEASDIILTDDNFSSIVKAVMWGRNVYDSIAKFLQFQLTVNVVAVIVAFIGACAVQDSPLKAVQMLWVNLIMDTLASLALATEFPTPDLLLRKPYGRTKPLISRTMMKNILGQALYQLIIIFGLLFVGDVILDIESGRGQELNAGPTQHFTIIFNTFVMMTLFNEINARKIHGQRNVIEGLLTNPIFYTIWIFTMISQVLIIQYGKMAFSTKALSLDQWLWCIFFGIGTLVWGQLITSVPTRKLPKILSWGRGHPEEYTDGMNLGEERFDSIDSDKKPRAGQILWIRGLTRLQTQISVPVIGGELQERLIPVPYSKSNTDQAIRVVNAFRQGLDARYGDHTNTSLAEVLRKQTSLSKRLSETSSIEYADNIPDELTIPEIDVERLSSHSHTETAV
- the LOC6523721 gene encoding plasma membrane calcium-transporting ATPase 2 isoform X8, yielding MATIDGRPAQYGISLKQLRELMEHRGREGVIKIAEIGGIHELCKKLYTSPNEGLSGSKADEEHRRETFGSNVIPPKPPKTFLTLVWEALQDVTLIILEVAALVSLGLSFYKPADEDAPVLQEEEEHHGWIEGLAILISVIVVVIVTAFNDYSKERQFRGLQNRIEGEHKFSVIRGGEVCQISVGDILVGDIAQVKYGDLLPADGCLIQSNDLKVDESSLTGESDHVKKGPDVDPMVLSGTHVMEGSGKMVVTAVGVNSQAGIIFTLLGAAVDEQEAEIKKMKKDAKRANKQKNLTGESDGRSQIKGSQAPSQRQTTTSEVTKSESEGNHLPQSSSSAAAETGHKKEKSVLQAKLTKLAIQIGYAGSTIAVLTVIILIIQFCIKTFVIDERPWKNTYANNLVKHLIIGVTVLVVAVPEGLPLAVTLSLAYSVKKMMKDNNLVRHLDACETMGNATAICSDKTGTLTTNRMTVVQSYICEKLCKVLPTLSDIPQHVGNLITMGISVNSAYTSNIMAGHNPGDLPIQVGNKTECALLGFVQGLGVKYQSIRDEITEDKFTRVYTFNSVRKSMGTVIPRPNGGYRLYTKGASEIIMKKCAFIYGHEGTLEKFTREMQERLIREVIEPMACDGLRTISVAYRDFVPGKAAINEVHIDGEPNWDDEENIMTNLTCLCVVGIEDPVRPEVPDAIRKCQRAGITVRMVTGDNINTARSIASKCGILRPNDDFLILEGKEFNRRIRDSNGDIQQHLIDKVWPKLRVLARSSPTDKYTLVKGIIDSTVSENREVVAVTGDGTNDGPALKKADVGFAMGIAGTDVAKEASDIILTDDNFSSIVKAVMWGRNVYDSIAKFLQFQLTVNVVAVIVAFIGACAVQDSPLKAVQMLWVNLIMDTLASLALATEFPTPDLLLRKPYGRTKPLISRTMMKNILGQALYQLIIIFGLLFVGDVILDIESGRGQELNAGPTQHFTIIFNTFVMMTLFNEINARKIHGQRNVIEGLLTNPIFYTIWIFTMISQVLIIQYGKMAFSTKALSLDQWLWCIFFGIGTLVWGQLITSVPTRKLPKILSWGRGHPEEYTDGMNLGEERFDSIDSDKKPRAGQILWIRGLTRLQTQIRVVNAFRQGLDARYGDHTNTSLAEVLRKQTSLSKRLSETSSIEYADNIPDELTIPEIDVERLSSHSHTETAV
- the LOC6523721 gene encoding plasma membrane calcium-transporting ATPase 2 isoform X5, translated to MATIDGRPAQYGISLKQLRELMEHRGREGVIKIAEIGGIHELCKKLYTSPNEGLSGSKADEEHRRETFGSNVIPPKPPKTFLTLVWEALQDVTLIILEVAALVSLGLSFYKPADEDAPVLQEEEEHHGWIEGLAILISVIVVVIVTAFNDYSKERQFRGLQNRIEGEHKFSVIRGGEVCQISVGDILVGDIAQVKYGDLLPADGCLIQSNDLKVDESSLTGESDHVKKGPDVDPMVLSGTHVMEGSGKMVVTAVGVNSQAGIIFTLLGAAVDEQEAEIKKMKKDAKRANKQKNLTGESDGRSQIKGSQAPSQRQTTTSEVTKSESEGNHLPQSSSSAAAETGHKKEKSVLQAKLTKLAIQIGYAGSTIAVLTVIILIIQFCIKTFVIDERPWKNTYANNLVKHLIIGVTVLVVAVPEGLPLAVTLSLAYSVKKMMKDNNLVRHLDACETMGNATAICSDKTGTLTTNRMTVVQSYICEKLCKVLPTLSDIPQHVGNLITMGISVNSAYTSNIMAGHNPGDLPIQVGNKTECALLGFVQGLGVKYQSIRDEITEDKFTRVYTFNSVRKSMGTVIPRPNGGYRLYTKGASEIIMKKCAFIYGHEGTLEKFTREMQERLIREVIEPMACDGLRTISVAYRDFVPGKAAINEVHIDGEPNWDDEENIMTNLTCLCVVGIEDPVRPEVPDAIRKCQRAGITVRMVTGDNINTARSIASKCGILRPNDDFLILEGKEFNRRIRDSNGDIQQHLIDKVWPKLRVLARSSPTDKYTLVKGIIDSTVSENREVVAVTGDGTNDGPALKKADVGFAMGIAGTDVAKEASDIILTDDNFSSIVKAVMWGRNVYDSIAKFLQFQLTVNVVAVIVAFIGACAVQDSPLKAVQMLWVNLIMDTLASLALATEFPTPDLLLRKPYGRTKPLISRTMMKNILGQALYQLIIIFGLLFVGDVILDIESGRGQELNAGPTQHFTIIFNTFVMMTLFNEINARKIHGQRNVIEGLLTNPIFYTIWIFTMISQVLIIQYGKMAFSTKALSLDQWLWCIFFGIGTLVWGQLITSVPTRKLPKILSWGRGHPEEYTDGMNLGEERFDSIDSDKKPRAGQILWIRGLTRLQTQVIGGELQERLIPVPYSKSNTDQAIRVVNAFRQGLDARYGDHTNTSLAEVLRKQTSLSKRLSETSSIEYADNIPDELTIPEIDVERLSSHSHTETAV
- the LOC6523721 gene encoding plasma membrane calcium-transporting ATPase 1 isoform X10 encodes the protein MATIDGRPAQYGISLKQLRELMEHRGREGVIKIAEIGGIHELCKKLYTSPNEGLSGSKADEEHRRETFGSNVIPPKPPKTFLTLVWEALQDVTLIILEVAALVSLGLSFYKPADEDAPVLQEEEEHHGWIEGLAILISVIVVVIVTAFNDYSKERQFRGLQNRIEGEHKFSVIRGGEVCQISVGDILVGDIAQVKYGDLLPADGCLIQSNDLKVDESSLTGESDHVKKGPDVDPMVLSGTHVMEGSGKMVVTAVGVNSQAGIIFTLLGAAVDEQEAEIKKMKKDAKRANKQKNLTGESDGRSQIKGSQAPSQRQTTTSEVTKSESEGNHLPQSSSSAAAETGHKKEKSVLQAKLTKLAIQIGYAGSTIAVLTVIILIIQFCIKTFVIDERPWKNTYANNLVKHLIIGVTVLVVAVPEGLPLAVTLSLAYSVKKMMKDNNLVRHLDACETMGNATAICSDKTGTLTTNRMTVVQSYICEKLCKVLPTLSDIPQHVGNLITMGISVNSAYTSNIMAGHNPGDLPIQVGNKTECALLGFVQGLGVKYQSIRDEITEDKFTRVYTFNSVRKSMGTVIPRPNGGYRLYTKGASEIIMKKCAFIYGHEGTLEKFTREMQERLIREVIEPMACDGLRTISVAYRDFVPGKAAINEVHIDGEPNWDDEENIMTNLTCLCVVGIEDPVRPEVPDAIRKCQRAGITVRMVTGDNINTARSIASKCGILRPNDDFLILEGKEFNRRIRDSNGDIQQHLIDKVWPKLRVLARSSPTDKYTLVKGIIDSTVSENREVVAVTGDGTNDGPALKKADVGFAMGIAGTDVAKEASDIILTDDNFSSIVKAVMWGRNVYDSIAKFLQFQLTVNVVAVIVAFIGACAVQDSPLKAVQMLWVNLIMDTLASLALATEFPTPDLLLRKPYGRTKPLISRTMMKNILGQALYQLIIIFGLLFVGDVILDIESGRGQELNAGPTQHFTIIFNTFVMMTLFNEINARKIHGQRNVIEGLLTNPIFYTIWIFTMISQVLIIQYGKMAFSTKALSLDQWLWCIFFGIGTLVWGQLITSVPTRKLPKILSWGRGHPEEYTDGMNLGEERFDSIDSDKKPRAGQILWIRGLTRLQTQPPNTGKNVRLRL
- the LOC6523721 gene encoding plasma membrane calcium-transporting ATPase 2 isoform X3, producing MATIDGRPAQYGISLKQLRELMEHRGREGVIKIAEIGGIHELCKKLYTSPNEGLSGSKADEEHRRETFGSNVIPPKPPKTFLTLVWEALQDVTLIILEVAALVSLGLSFYKPADEDAPVLQEEEEHHGWIEGLAILISVIVVVIVTAFNDYSKERQFRGLQNRIEGEHKFSVIRGGEVCQISVGDILVGDIAQVKYGDLLPADGCLIQSNDLKVDESSLTGESDHVKKGPDVDPMVLSGTHVMEGSGKMVVTAVGVNSQAGIIFTLLGAAVDEQEAEIKKMKKGESDGRSQIKGSQAPSQRQTTTSEVTKSESEGNHLPQSSSSAAAETGHKKEKSVLQAKLTKLAIQIGYAGSTIAVLTVIILIIQFCIKTFVIDERPWKNTYANNLVKHLIIGVTVLVVAVPEGLPLAVTLSLAYSVKKMMKDNNLVRHLDACETMGNATAICSDKTGTLTTNRMTVVQSYICEKLCKVLPTLSDIPQHVGNLITMGISVNSAYTSNIMAGHNPGDLPIQVGNKTECALLGFVQGLGVKYQSIRDEITEDKFTRVYTFNSVRKSMGTVIPRPNGGYRLYTKGASEIIMKKCAFIYGHEGTLEKFTREMQERLIREVIEPMACDGLRTISVAYRDFVPGKAAINEVHIDGEPNWDDEENIMTNLTCLCVVGIEDPVRPEVPDAIRKCQRAGITVRMVTGDNINTARSIASKCGILRPNDDFLILEGKEFNRRIRDSNGDIQQHLIDKVWPKLRVLARSSPTDKYTLVKGIIDSTVSENREVVAVTGDGTNDGPALKKADVGFAMGIAGTDVAKEASDIILTDDNFSSIVKAVMWGRNVYDSIAKFLQFQLTVNVVAVIVAFIGACAVQDSPLKAVQMLWVNLIMDTLASLALATEFPTPDLLLRKPYGRTKPLISRTMMKNILGQALYQLIIIFGLLFVGDVILDIESGRGQELNAGPTQHFTIIFNTFVMMTLFNEINARKIHGQRNVIEGLLTNPIFYTIWIFTMISQVLIIQYGKMAFSTKALSLDQWLWCIFFGIGTLVWGQLITSVPTRKLPKILSWGRGHPEEYTDGMNLGEERFDSIDSDKKPRAGQILWIRGLTRLQTQISVPLRVIRAFRSTLEDLNERRSMHSLHSLRSPRAGIPVAVGGGNPLYNFNLLKPNYIKHQQQQQPKLPSQTQHNVSSAMLPPDISYIDEDPQQQQRTLHNGLTFQRSAMPSDDPSSSQSFFKTAQTLQQQIHDKNETKHSNGQNETRI